The stretch of DNA CAACAACAGGAATGCCTAAGAAAGTTGCCCAATCTGCAGTATCATATCCAGTAGGCCACATGTCTACTGCAAACCTAATTGGTATAACAACTACTGATATTCACAACAACTTAAGCTCCCCTGGTTGGGCTAAATGGGCATGGAGCTCACTTTTCGCACCATTAATAGTTGGAGCAACTACTACATCAATATATACAAGCGAAAAATTTAACCCAGAAAAATACTTGCAAGCTTTAGCAGATTACAATATTAGCACCTTCTGTGCTCCACCAACAGCATACAGACAATTCATACTTCAAGACCTAAATAGATTCAATTTAACAAATTTAAGAGAATGCGTTAGCGCAGGTGAACCTTTGAATCCTGAAGTTATAGAAAAATGGAAACATCATACAGGCATAACTATAAGAGATATTTATGGGCAGACTGAAACCACTGCAATGATAGGTAATCCACCATGGTTTAAAAATAAAATAAAGCCCGGCTCTTTTGGAGTGCCCCATTATATGTATGATATAATATTAACTGATGATGATGGTAATGAAATTAAAAATACAGATGAAGTTGGTAACATTGTTATTAGATTAAACAAATGGAGAGCAGTTGGACTATTTCACGAATACATTGGAGATGAAAAATTGACCAATGAAGTTTTAAGACAAAATCTGTATTTCACAGGTGATAAAGCATATAAAGATGCCGATGGTTATTGGTATTTTGTCTCAAGGGGTGATGATATTATAAAATCCTCAGACTACAGGGTAGGCCCCTTTGAAGTAGAAAGCGCATTAATGGAACATGAGGCAGTAGCAGAATCAGCAGTTGTAGGAAGCCCTGATCCAATAAGATGGCAGTTAGTAAAGGCTTATATTATTCTAAAGCCTGGCTATGCAGCCACTAAGGAAACAGCTAAAAGTATTTTTCAGAAAATGGATACAATCCTACCAAAATATAAAGTACCAAGAATAATAGAATTTGTAGATGAATTGCCCAAAACAATAAGTGGTAAAATTAGAAGAAAAGAATTAAAAATTAAAGAAGAAGAATTAAAGAAAAAGGGAAA from Deferribacterota bacterium encodes:
- a CDS encoding AMP-binding protein encodes the protein MNLIEMYKDFIKINETKNLSERENLSKDFFEKLNYLTYPEYFNWANDVFEGIHVTERGDNTALLWINVDNNTHEKFTYKYVSIKANKILNLLIQHGVTKGNNIYLMIPATPEIWFFMVANIKGGIITVPTPANMTQRELEYRFKSYPPNVLVTESSTTQIIDKALETTNTKPKIKIVIGNDKNGWVNYTKINDMPSEAEAAKTKPKDIIFCLFTSATTGMPKKVAQSAVSYPVGHMSTANLIGITTTDIHNNLSSPGWAKWAWSSLFAPLIVGATTTSIYTSEKFNPEKYLQALADYNISTFCAPPTAYRQFILQDLNRFNLTNLRECVSAGEPLNPEVIEKWKHHTGITIRDIYGQTETTAMIGNPPWFKNKIKPGSFGVPHYMYDIILTDDDGNEIKNTDEVGNIVIRLNKWRAVGLFHEYIGDEKLTNEVLRQNLYFTGDKAYKDADGYWYFVSRGDDIIKSSDYRVGPFEVESALMEHEAVAESAVVGSPDPIRWQLVKAYIILKPGYAATKETAKSIFQKMDTILPKYKVPRIIEFVDELPKTISGKIRRKELKIKEEELKKKGKRSNREYYYSNLLK